The following proteins are co-located in the Castanea sativa cultivar Marrone di Chiusa Pesio chromosome 8, ASM4071231v1 genome:
- the LOC142607065 gene encoding serine/threonine receptor-like kinase NFP, whose translation MKTKSQYISSLLLFFLSYYHLLHLSDAQLEANTTGFTCTTSQYTYPCQTYAFYQARAPDFLDLASIGDLFSVSRLKISEPSNISSPSSALVAGQPLFVPISCSCNSINTTTNLSYANLSYVIKPNDTFYIVSTFKFMNLTTYYSVELVNPTLVPTNLSIGVTVLFPIFCKCPNTTQVQNRVKYLISYVFQPFDNLSSVASRFNVSQQSIIDVNGNNFQPFNTIFIPVTELPKLSQPVTAPSPPPAVPPPPVEVNKREGVVTGLEIGLAITGFLLLLLSGLWVNRETALKKRKGVKDEEERQRKLLDKEGKGLKGMDVNLMADVSDCLDKYRVFKIEELIEATDGFSESCLVQGSVYKGYIDGEVYAIKKMKWNAYEELKILQKVKKSFSTYITVFTVY comes from the coding sequence ATGAAAACCAAATCCCAATACATCTCTTCTCTCTTGCTCTTTTTCCTCTCCTACTATCACCTTCTCCACCTCTCAGATGCCCAACTAGAAGCAAACACTACAGGCTTCACTTGCACAACTAGCCAGTACACCTATCCATGCCAAACCTATGCTTTCTACCAAGCTAGAGCCCCAGACTTCCTTGACCTGGCCTCCATAGGTGACCTCTTCTCAGTCAGCCGCCTCAAGATATCAGAACCCAGCAACATATCCTCCCCTTCCTCCGCTCTTGTTGCTGGCCAACCCCTCTTTGTTCCTATTTCATGCTCTTGTAACTCCATTAACACCACCACTAACTTATCCTATGCCAATCTCTCATATGTAATCAAACCAAATGACACTTTCTATATTGTTTCCACCTTTAAGTTTATGAACCTCACAACCTACTATTCTGTTGAGCTTGTCAACCCCACTCTAGTCCCTACCAACCTTTCTATTGGTGTTACTGTCCTTTTTCCTATCTTTTGCAAGTGTCCTAACACGACCCAGGTGCAAAACAGAGTCAAATATCTGATATCCTATGTGTTCCAACCTTTTGATAACTTATCATCAGTTGCTTCAAGGTTTAATGTTTCACAACAATCTATAATTGATGTTAATGGAAACAACTTTCAGCCTTTCAATACCATATTCATTCCAGTCACCGAGCTTCCAAAACTATCACAGCCTGTTACTGCTCCCTCTCCTCCTCCTGCTGTACCTCCTCCACCTGTGGAAGTGAATAAGCGTGAAGGGGTTGTCACAGGATTGGAAATTGGGTTGGCAATCACAGGGTTTTTGCTGCTTTTGCTTAGTGGGTTGTGGGTTAATAGAGAGACTGCgttgaagaaaaggaagggcGTGAAGGATGAGGAGGAGAGGCAGAGGAAGCTGTTGGATAAGGAAGGGAAAGGGTTGAAGGGAATGGATGTGAATTTGATGGCAGATGTTTCAGATTGCTTGGACAAGTACAGGGTGTTTAAGATTGAAGAGTTGATAGAAGCCACTGATGGATTCAGTGAGAGTTGCTTGGTTCAAGGGTCTGTGTACAAAGGGTATATTGATGGGGAGGTCTATGCCATCAAGAAGATGAAGTGGAATGCCTATGAGGAGCTCAAGATCTTACAGAAGGTAAAAAAATCCTTTTCCACATACATTACAGTCTTTACTGTTTACTAG